A stretch of the Phyllopteryx taeniolatus isolate TA_2022b chromosome 5, UOR_Ptae_1.2, whole genome shotgun sequence genome encodes the following:
- the zgc:56622 gene encoding aldose reductase-related protein 2 isoform X1 produces the protein MTYREESQVSRFIELNDGSEMPLLGLGTWKPSDLPHTSLQGAVEAAIAAGYRHIDTAFCYGNDVEIGKAVRSKIQQGIIRRQDMFIVSKLWCTHYKPEDIPLCLNKSLTDLQLDYLDLYLMHIPFGLKKMGEEHFQRKDGHIETSEIDCRDVWRGMEALQASGKVRSIGVSNFNIMQLKRLLPFCKVPPVVNQVELHPHLTQPELIEFCKSRKIAMTAHNPFGSPARSPPLKDNDPHQLRDDLLIADIARKYKRSPAQVLLRYHVQQGIAVIPNSHKSHHILENTKIFDFSLREEDMTALRGLERGLRGLKLEENKTKP, from the exons ATGACCTACAGAGAAGAATCACAAGTGTCCAGGTTTATAGAGCTGAATGATGGTTCAGAAATGCCACTGTTGGGTCTGGGGACATGGAAG CCCTCCGATCTTCCCCATACCTCACTTCAGGGTGCAGTAGAAGCTGCCATTGCTGCTGGGTATCGCCACATTGACACTGCCTTCTGTTATGGCAATGACGTGGAGATTGGCAAGGCTGTCCGCTCAAAGATACAGCAGGGCATCATCAGACGCCAAGACATGTTTATTGTCAGTAAG TTGTGGTGTACCCATTATAAACCAGAAGACATCCCACTGTGCCTCAATAAATCCTTGACAGACCTCCAGCTGGATTACCTGGATCTCTACCTCATGCATATCCCTTTTGGACTCAAG AAAATGGGTGAGGAACATTTCCAAAGGAAGGATGGGCACATTGAAACTTCAGAAATTGACTGTAGAGATGTATGGCGG GGAATGGAAGCACTGCAAGCTTCAGGTAAAGTAAGGAGCATCGGTGTATCCAACTTCAATATTATGCAGTTGAAGAGACTtcttcctttttgcaaagtaCCTCCTGTAGTCAATCAG GTGGAGTTACATCCACACCTGACACAGCCTGAGCTGATTGAGTTCTGTAAATCCAGGAAAATTGCCATGACAGCTCACAACCCATTTGGCTCACCTGCAAGATCACCACCATT aaaagaCAACGATCCACATCAACTCCGAGATGACCTATTAATTGCAGATATAGCAAGGAAATACAAACGCAGCCCTGCACAG GTATTGCTGAGGTACCATGTACAGCAAGGTATTGCAGTCATCCCGAATAGTCACAAGTCCCACCATATTCTTGAAAACACAAAG ATTTTTGACTTCAGTCTCAGAGAAGAAGACATGACAGCACTGAGAGGATTGGAAcgagggttgaggggcctcaaACTTGAGGA AAACAAGACTAAGCCCTAA
- the zgc:56622 gene encoding aldose reductase-related protein 2 isoform X2: MTYREESQVSRFIELNDGSEMPLLGLGTWKPSDLPHTSLQGAVEAAIAAGYRHIDTAFCYGNDVEIGKAVRSKIQQGIIRRQDMFIVSKLWCTHYKPEDIPLCLNKSLTDLQLDYLDLYLMHIPFGLKKMGEEHFQRKDGHIETSEIDCRDVWRGMEALQASGKVRSIGVSNFNIMQLKRLLPFCKVPPVVNQVELHPHLTQPELIEFCKSRKIAMTAHNPFGSPARSPPLKDNDPHQLRDDLLIADIARKYKRSPAQVLLRYHVQQGIAVIPNSHKSHHILENTKKQD, from the exons ATGACCTACAGAGAAGAATCACAAGTGTCCAGGTTTATAGAGCTGAATGATGGTTCAGAAATGCCACTGTTGGGTCTGGGGACATGGAAG CCCTCCGATCTTCCCCATACCTCACTTCAGGGTGCAGTAGAAGCTGCCATTGCTGCTGGGTATCGCCACATTGACACTGCCTTCTGTTATGGCAATGACGTGGAGATTGGCAAGGCTGTCCGCTCAAAGATACAGCAGGGCATCATCAGACGCCAAGACATGTTTATTGTCAGTAAG TTGTGGTGTACCCATTATAAACCAGAAGACATCCCACTGTGCCTCAATAAATCCTTGACAGACCTCCAGCTGGATTACCTGGATCTCTACCTCATGCATATCCCTTTTGGACTCAAG AAAATGGGTGAGGAACATTTCCAAAGGAAGGATGGGCACATTGAAACTTCAGAAATTGACTGTAGAGATGTATGGCGG GGAATGGAAGCACTGCAAGCTTCAGGTAAAGTAAGGAGCATCGGTGTATCCAACTTCAATATTATGCAGTTGAAGAGACTtcttcctttttgcaaagtaCCTCCTGTAGTCAATCAG GTGGAGTTACATCCACACCTGACACAGCCTGAGCTGATTGAGTTCTGTAAATCCAGGAAAATTGCCATGACAGCTCACAACCCATTTGGCTCACCTGCAAGATCACCACCATT aaaagaCAACGATCCACATCAACTCCGAGATGACCTATTAATTGCAGATATAGCAAGGAAATACAAACGCAGCCCTGCACAG GTATTGCTGAGGTACCATGTACAGCAAGGTATTGCAGTCATCCCGAATAGTCACAAGTCCCACCATATTCTTGAAAACACAAAG AAACAAGACTAA